The segment GCTAGCATCGATGCTGGCGGCACTACATTCAGTAATTTCCTCAACGTGCAAGGTATTAACGGTAACTATGGCGGTGTTGCTTGGGTATATAACCGTGCTGGTCAAGCTTGTCGAGTTTGTACCACACCTATTTTGCGCCTCAAGTTAGCAGGACGCTCATCTCACTTCTGTCCTCAGTGTCAACGGCTAGAGAGAAGAGCGAATAGGTAAAAGAAGAATGATGAGTTATAAGTTTCAACTCCCAACTTATAACTCATCATTCTTAAATCTTAACTTTTAGCAATTACCCAAACTATCTTGAGCGAAACCGCGATGGAGCCGAAGAAGGATACTGCTGCGTTGAAGCTGCGATCGCGCCTAAAGTGAATTTATAAGAATTTACAAAAATAATAAGTATAAATATTAACTAAGTAGGCAAGTCTTGCGCTTGTAACAGCCCTCAAAAGCATACTGTGGCGGAGAGGACGATATCGACTAAGTGTTGTCACCAGGCTTGACTTTTACTTTTAGCTGTGGCGATAAGACAGCTTGCTGCATCGGTCTATGGCATTTTCAACTCAATCTTTACTTGCAGCTACCTTCTAAACCATTACAGCCTTAAAATCTGAAGAGAAGATTCCCAGAATAATAAAGATTGGGTTATGGCAGTAAAAAAAGGCGATTTAGTCCGCGCTATTCGCGAAAAGTTGGAAAATAGTCTGGAAGCACAAGCTAGTGACACGCGCTTTCCGCCTTATATGTTTGAAAGCAAGGGTGAGGTTGTAGACTTGCGAGGTGATTACGCACTCATCAAGTTTGGTCAAGTACCCGCTCCAAACGTCTGGTTGCGTGCCGATCAACTAGAACCTTTTAAGTAATTGCCAATGGCTACGTTCGCAGCGATCGCCCCCCCACCACCATTAAGCACTTAATCGATAGTAACCGCAAGCCCGGACGGAAATTGTCGAATTCATGCAATCGGGGGTTGCTTATTTTTCCCCCGCTTGTGCCCACTGCTTAATGGTAGGGGCAATTTTAAACAACAAATCCCGACTAATTTCCTTGTGCCATACCTCCAAAGCGAATATGGATTGCACGATATTTTTCTCGGCATTCCCTGCCGTTTTGGAGGATATGGTGTTGAAAGCCTATTGGTGATTGAGCCTGAAAGACAGTGAATGCGCCGCGCTTCACATCTGGGCGCAATCAGTTAGGCAGAATATCAAGCGGGCGATCGCCATCCTAGAAAATTAGGTACTAGGGTAGGGACTAGAGAGGGGGAAATAGTTCTGAGTTTTCAATTTTGAGTTTTGAATTAGAGAATTCAACTCAAAACGTGCTACTTGGAGCAGCTAACAAAACCTTAGCGGAGCGTCTCCGGCTCCGCTCAAAACTCTTCTCCCCAATCCCTTAGTTACTTATTTATTAAGAAAACCTTGGATTTGTTTCAAGGCATAGGGAAGAATATTCAACCCAGCCCAGCCTGCTGCTGCGACAACTGGCAGCAGTACGATTAAAACACGCCAATCAAATTCCATCTGAAGTTTCCTCTCTAACGCTTGAAGATTTTTGAACTATTCTCATTTTTTATTTTCAGCCCAACTGGGACAGTTTTCCACATTGACATGGCAATCAATCTGGCTTGGTGAATCCCAAGTCTGTCCCCTTGCCAGCGTGAACTAAGGCTAGCTTCTCGTACCGCATAGCGTGTTCTATGAGTTCAGCCGCCTCTTCAGGAGAAACATCGCGCAGTCGCTTGGCAGGAACCCCCACCATGAGGGACAAGGGCGGCACGTCTTTGGTCACGACACAGCCAGCACCGATAATACTACCAGCACCTACGCGCACGCCGTCGAGGACAACAGCGCCAATGCCTATAAGACAGCCTCGTTCAATATACGCAGAGTGGATAACGGCGCGATGGCCTACAGTAACATTTTCTTCGAGGATGGTTGGCTTACCCGGATCTCCGTGTAAGATTGCCCCATCCTGAATATTGGTTCGTTGGCCAATTTCGATCAGTTCTACATCTCCGCGCAAGACAGCGCCGTACCAAATGCTGACCCCAAGTGCTAGCTTTACTTGGCCCATAACAACAGCATTCGGCGCGACAAAGGCAGCTAAAGACAGATCGAGATCTGGCCAATAAGATGCAAAGGGGGGGAATGGCTCGTTGAAATTGCTCACACAATGTCCACAGACTTGACAACAGATATAATAAAGCCACTAACGGTGTTGCACAGAATATAGGCCGATACCCACTCAATGATGAATCCAGGCTTGCAGTACCCCATTTTTGGCGCGGAAATTCAGTGCCCCCACTGCCGCCAGACGATTCCGGCCTTGACGCTAACGGACACGTATCTGTGTCCGCGTCATGGTGCTTTTGAGGCAGATCCTAAGACGGGAGAATTGATTCATTTACAATCTGGGCGCCACTGGCGCAGATGGAATGAGGAATGGTATCGGCAGCACACGCATCCGGATGGAATTCGCTTTGAAATCCACGAGGCGTTAGACCGCCTTTATACTCAAGGCTACCGAGCAACTCGGGTGATTATTGCCTGTCGGTATCGAGAATTGATTAGCTCCTACCTAGAACGCAGCACGCCTTGGCGGGGCCAGTCAGAGCCGCCGCGCCCCCGCCTGTATGGTTTGCCTGTAGAGTTTAGCCCAGACCCCTCGCAGGAGCCTTGCTGGGAAGTGATTAATTTCAATTTGGAGAAGGAACCTGGCGTTCCCGTCCGATATCCTTATTTCCGTTTGTTTGAGTAGCGTTCGGAGTCCGGAGTCGAAATTCAAACTCAAAACTCAAACGCGATTTATCGCCTCTCTACAACTCAACCATCAAGTAATGCATCACGCTTCTATTCGCACGGCAAATATTCATCGCGCGATCGCTTTCTACGAACTGTTGGGATTTACTGTCTCGGAACGTTTCACGACTGGCTACACTCTCGCCTGTTGGATGGAAGGGTTGGGAGGGCGCATCGAACTTATCCAAATTCCAGAACCTAAACCAGCACCAGATGCGTTTGAGGATGAGCATTACGTTGGTTACTATCATCTGTCTTTTGATATAACCGAACAAACAGCGGATCTTCCCAACTGGTTAATGTCTTTAAAAGAGCGTTTTGAGGAGGAAGAAAGCCAGAATCCACAGCAGTTACACCCGCTGAAGGTACTTTTAGAGCCTACTCAACAAATGATAGGTTCGCACGTTTACGAAGTTGCTTTTATTGCCGATACGGATGGCTTGCCCCTGGAATTTATCCGCGTTTTACGCTAGGCGCGATCGCTCCTCAATTCTCCGCCAAAATCTCGATCTTCTTTCCTTCAAACTATTCTATAAAGTTTTGTAAAACCTATTGTGTTGTGCAACAGAACATCATAATATAGTAATTGTATTTGTCTGCCCATATACAGCAGTTGAGAAATATGTGGGTTGACGCGCATGGGACGTTTGTCCCGTGCGCGGGGTTCAGAGAAAAGCATTAGATGATGCGTCACGTAGGGTATCAGAAAATAGCATATGAAAGGCGATATTTAGCGCCAATTACTGGCGCGATCGCCTACAGTTAATGCAAAGAAGGAAGATGACGTTTCTGCCTGCGGTGAAAGCGAGTCCAGAGCAAAACGCCACCGAAAATAAGCGTTGAAAGCAGAACAACGCTAGCTCCAGAGGCGATGTCGAAGTAATAGCTGAGGTAGATACCCGCCAAAGCGATCGCTGCTCCCAGAAACCCAGAAATAATCATCATGTAACCAAAGCGATTGCTCAAGAGTCTAGCGATTGAAGCTGGAATTACAACAGCTGAAATAATCAGCGTTACCCCCAAAACATTTAGCGTCGCCACAAGCAAAGTAGCCAGCATCAAAGCAAAAAGAGTATCCATCGCAAAAACGGGGACACCGTGAACCTGAGCAACTTCTCGGTCAAAACACCAGAACAATAAAGGTCGATAAAAGAAGAAAACCAGACCTAAAAGGAAAACAGTAACGCCCAACACTATCCATAAATCTGTTTCCGAAACACCCAGCACATTGCCAAATAAAGCCGCTTCAAAATTCTGGCTGAAGTTGCGAGACTTGCTGATAATCGCCACGCCCAAGGCAAAACTAGCGGTCGTCACAATACCAATAGCAGCATCGGAATATACTTTATTTCCTGTTAGGTATTGAATCAACAAAGCCGCACCAAAGCCCCAAATCCCTGACCCAATATAGAAGTTAAGACCCAAAACATAGCTAAGGACGGCTCCTCCCAAAATAGCGTGGGAAAGTCCGTGAGCAATGTAACTCATGCGGCGAGTTGTAATATAAACCCCCATGACACCGCACAAAAGTCCTGCCAGCATCGCCACAATTAAGGCACGAGTAAAAAATTCGTATTGAAAGGGTTTAAGGAAAAAATCCATAGTTAATTGCTATTTTTTACTAAGCACATTTTTAGTTGTTAGACTACCCACGCGCCTGCTGCTCGCTAACCTAAAAAGGCAGAATTTGAGTTTGCTTTACTTAAGCTTGGAGGTAAATTTTGCTGTAGTTGATGGCGCAGGGAAGTCCCAGCGTTGGCGATTAAAATCCGGTCTTCATGGTGGAAAACTACCATTTCAGCCCCAAACGTTTGCTCTAGGGTAGCAGGAGTCAGAACATCAATAGGTTGACCCTGACAGATCAAGCCGTGATTAAAACACACCACCCAAGGCAGGTGAGTGGCGACTGAGTTGAGGTCGTGGGTGGAGAGTAGTACTGTTAAGCCTTGCTGGTTCAACTCTGCCAATAGATGCAGAAGTTCGTGCTGAACTCGCAGGTCTGAACTGCTAGTGGGTTCATCTAGAAGAACAATTTCTGGTTCTCCCACAAGGGCACGAGCCAGAAAAACCCTTTGCTGTTGCCCCCCCGATAGTTCCCCGATGGGTTGATGGGCGATATGCTCAACACCGACGCGAGCTAGCAGTTCCCGGGCAGCAATGCGATCGCGTCTAGAAGCCCAAGGCCAAATTTTCTGCTGTTTGTAACGCCCCATCATTACCACTTCTTCCGCAGTGACGGGAAAATTCCAGTCTACCGTTTCCACTTGGGGCACGTAGCCGACTCCCGGCGGCGGTTCACCTGGCTTTAACCGCTTCCCTCGAAACCAAACCTCGCCAGCCCAAGGATGAACTAACCCTAAAATTGCCTTTAGCAAGGTGCTTTTCCCACTTCCTGACGGCCCCACTAAGCCAGACAGTTGACCGGGGTAAAGGCTTAGATTCACTCTTGTAAACACTGGTTGTGTCTGGTAGCCACACGCGAGGTTTTTAATTTCTAGCAGATGTTCCATTCTTGTTATTAGTTAGTATTTACTAGCTATTGGTTTTAGTTAGCAGTTAGCCTAATTTGTTAGTAGTTATCTATCGGTTAGCAAGGCTAAAATTAACTGCTAACAACCAATTAGCTATGGCGTTGTTGTGGGGCTAGTAGTTGCAGTGGGAGTGACCGTTGCTGCTGGGCTAGGGTTAAGTGTCGCACTTGGAGTGACCGTTGCTGTTGGGCTAGGGCTAAGTGTCGCACTTGGAGTGACCGTTGCCGTTGGGCTAGGGCTAAGTGTCGCACTTGGAGTGACCGTTGCTGTTGGGCCTACCACATTAGCAGTGTTGAGAGTGTCAACCAGCTTTGGGTTGCCCCCTAAATTACTAGCGATAATTCTCAGGTTGTTAGCCATCATGCCAATATAGGTATGCTCTGGATTAGTGTTTTCCATTGCATTTGCTGAACCTTGGCCTGGTAGTTCATCATCAGCAGTATTAGCTGTTTTCACCTTTGCTTCGCGGGCAATTTGTTCTTCTACCTTGCTGGGGTATACCTCAGAGCCAAAAATGGCAGGCACGCCTGTTTTACGAACTTGATCGATGAGGTTTCCTACATCTTTAGCGGAAGGCTCTTGAAAATCTGCTGGTTGGATAGCACCAATTACATCAAAGCCATATTCTCTCGCCCAATAAGCCCAAGAATCGTGATAGGTGAGTAGCTTGCGGTTTTTAGCGGGAATGCTCTGGACAACTGCTCTTGTGACTTTATCGAGTTCATCAAGTCGTTGCAGGTACTTTTGCAGATTGGTGGCATAGTAATCCTTGCCAGCAGGGTCTAACTCTGTTAGCTGTTGGGCGGCTAATTTGGCGTAAGCTCCAGCATATTTGGGGTTTACCCAAAGGTGAGGATTTGGGTCTCCCTTTTCTTTGGGAAAGCTGAAGTCAAACATCCATTGGTCTTTGGTGATGGTGTTATCACCAAGTTGATAGATTTTGGTGTCTTGGGGTTTAGAGGAATTTGCCAGCTTTTGCGTAGGCACTTCTAAGCTAAGACCGTTGACCATAATCAGTTTGGCCTTAGATAGCAGATCCGCATCGCTTGGACGAGGCTCGAAGGTGTGAGAGTCAGTACCTTCTGGAATAACACCCTTAACATCGACGCGATCGCCTGCAATGTTGCTGACTATATTGGTTATGGGGGCCACCGTCGTCACTACTAATGGCTTGCCTTGGGTTTGGCTTGCTCCTGTTTGTCCAGGCGTACTCGTTGGCTGTGTGGTAGGTGATACAGTAGCATCCGGGGTGGCTGAGGGGCTGGGGGACACTGCTGTGTTTTCATTAGCACCGCAAGCGACAATTAGGAAGCTCAGTGCTACCAGCAATGTAGAGATCTTCATCATTAGCGGTCAATCATCTATATGTAAACGTATCTAAATAGAAGTAGAGCTTGTCTCGGCGTGAAGATACTATGCCCCATACGGGCATTTTCGGGCAATTTTTAGATTTTCTTCAACAAAATCCGTCTGGAGTAGCAAGTACTCATCTTAGAGTCCTGAAATCTTACTCCCAAGGACGTATTTTTCTGTTTTCAAAATTGGATGCCCCAAACCCAATTTGGTATAAATGAAGCGCTGTATACTTTTTAGCCTAGTGGTGATGTGTTGTCTAGGCGCTCGTTAATTTCAGGCTGTGCTGCTACCCTCGGTGTATTCGCTTATACCACCAGCCAGACCCTATTGTTAAATTTTCCAAAATGTTAATGTTAGTTTCATGCCTTTTTTAGCCATTTTGCGTCGCTATAGCCTTTTGGTTTTGCTGTTTGGCCTCGGCCTTAGTGTCGTGCTATTTTCCACGCCACCAGGTAATTATACTCACTTAATTGCAGGTCGCGTGTCGTCTTCGGCTGCTCCTTACCCGCAAAAAAACTTGAGCGCTCAAAAATTACGAATTACAAGCCAGAAGTCATCGAACGGCGATTTATCCTCTGCTTCGGGGCGATCGCTCACCCAAAACGTCGTCAAGACTATTCTTGATAACGGGATGACTGTCCTGACAAAGGAAGTGCATACGGCACCTGTAGTGAGCGTACAAGTGTGGTACAAAGTCGGTTCGCGCAACGAAGCGGTGGGGGTAAATGGTATTGCTCACCAGCTAGAACATATGCTCTTTAAAGGCACCACTAGCCGCCCAATTCAATTCGGGCGTCTTTTTAGTGCTTTGGGCAGCGACGCAAATGCCTTCACAAGCTACGACCAAACGGCTTACTTTGCGACAGTAGAGCGAGAAAAGCTGTTAAGTCTGCTGGTGTTGGAAGCAGACAGAATGCAAAATTCCCGCATAGATGCCGCAAGTCTGGCAAGTGAAAAACGAGTAGTAATTTCCGAGTTGCAGGGATACGAAAACAGCCCCGACTACAGACTAAATCGTGCTGTAATGCGAGCCGCCTTTCCCGATCGAGCTTATGGGTTGCCTGTAGGTGGAACAAAGGCAGATGTGCAGAAGTTTACAGTTGAGCAGGTACGCGATTACTACCGTAAATACTACAGCCCTAACAACGCAACTTTAGTTATTGTGGGGGATTTTCAAACGGAACCGACGCTAAAGGTTGTAAAAGAAATTTTTGGCAATATTAAAGGATTGGGACCTAGCGCCGATAGAGAAAAGGAACTGGGAGAAAAACCCCAATCAAAAATCAAAAATCAAAAATCCCCAACCGCAAATATTATTTTGCGAGAGCCAGGAAGTGCGGCACTTTTCGAGGTTGTGTATCCCTTACCCTCGATCGCTCATTCCGACGTACCAGCGTTGGATGTAATGGACTTCATTCTCACCGAGGGGCGGAATTCTAGACTGTATCAAGTTTTAGTAGAATCCGGCATTGCCTCAGAAGTAAGCGCTGATGCGTCTAGCTTGCTCGATGGGGGTTGGTACGATGTGTCGGCGACGGCGGCACCTGGGCAGGAATTGACAAAGCTAGAGCAGGTATTTGAAGAAGCGATCGCCAAGTTGCGCGATCGCGGCATAACACAAGAAGAATTGCACCGGGCAAAGGCAAAACTCTCAGCTAGTGCGATTTTGCAGAACAGAGATATCGTTAGTCAGGGGATGCAGCTAGGCTATGACCACACAACAGCGGGAGATTATCGCTACAGCGATCGCTACCTTGCAGGCGTCGAGAAAGTAACCGCCGCAGATGTTCAGCGGGTAGCGAGAACCTATCTGAATAAAGTTAATCGCACTATTGGCTTTTTTGAGCCGACCCAAGAATCTGGCCAAACCAGTCCGGCTGGTAAGGCTTCTGCTCAAACTACCGAAAAGTTTAATCTAGGGCCGCCAGTAGATCCAGCTGAGGTGAGCGCGTACCTACCCCAAGTGGATGGAGAGGCAAAAAACCTTGACGCCGATCGACCAAGCGCAGCGATCGCGCCGCCCCCACTATTGCCTGAGAAGGTACGCTTATCAAATGGTTTGGTAGTATTGCTCATGCCCGACAAAAGTACCCCGACGGTGACGTTGAGTGGTTTCGTCAGGGCTGGTACTGAATTTGACCGACCGGAGGTTGCTGGCGTTGCCAACCTAACGGCGGCCAATTTGATGAATGGAACCGCAACAAAAGATGCTCATACCCTAAGTAAGGTTTTAGAAGATATAGGGGCTAGCTTGGATTTTGAGGTATCCCGTGAGGGTGTAATTATTGATGGCAACAGCCTGAGTGCAGATCTGCCCGCATTAATAGAGACGCTGGCTGACGTGCTGCAAAATGCAAGTTTTCCCCTCGATCAGCTGGAATTAATCCGTCAACAAAATTTAACCGCTTTAAGAGAAGAGTTAGATACTCCCCAAAATGTTGCGGAACAGACGTTTCAGCAGGCGGTTTACCCTAAAGACCATCCATTCCATGTTTTTCCCACCCCAGAAAGTTTGAAGCGCGTTACCCGTAAGGATGTGGTGGCGTTTAAGCAAAAGCACTACCGACCTGATACGACCGTGCTGACGCTAGTGGGAGACTTTGAACCTTCACAGGCGCGATCGCTTATCGAAACCTCTTTTAGGAAGTGGAAAGCAAAGGGCAAACCACCGACGCTTGATTTTCCCCCCGTCCCATCACCGCCGAAACTGGTTCAGCTTAACCCTATCCTCCCTGGTAAAGCTCAATCAATTACATATCTGGGCTACAACGGCATCGACCGACAAGATAGGCGATACTATGCAGCAACGGTGCTGAATCAGATTCTAGGTGGCGACACGTTATCGAGTCGGCTGGGCAATGAAATCCGCGATCGCCAAGGGTTGACATACGGGATATATAGTTATTTCCAAGCGGGAATTAATGCAGGTTTGTTTTTAATTCAAATGCAGACAGCGCCGGAAGACAGCCAACGCGCGATCGCCAGTACTGTCGAATTGTTAAGGCAGTTGCACGTCAAGGGAGTGCGAGAGGATGAAGTAGCAGCAGCAAAGCAAGCGATCGCCAGCCGCTATCCTATTTCCCTCATCAATCCAGACGATTTAGCCCAGACGATTTTAATGAACGAAGTTTATGGCTTAGATACGGCAGAACTCAGACAGTTTACCGATAAAATTCAGGCTGTTACTTTGGCTGATGTACGCGGGGCTGCGTCTGATTTGCTTTATCCCGATAATCTGGTAGTAGTTACAGCAGGGCCACCTGTATCAGCATCCCGTTAAATCAGCCTGCGTTGCCCGATAGCGGGACATATAGAAGCTGGGATGACAGGAGCGATCGCTATTTCTGCCTCTGAGTAGCAAGTTTACATTCATCGACAGGGTAAACTGCTATTTCCCAATATCTACAAGTGAGGTTAAGGAATTGTACATAGCACAGCAATTCGAGGAGCAATTCGAGCTTTTGCTAACCATTGAAGATCAAAAGGGAAGGAGGCAGTGTCCTCTAGAAAGAGATGTCTATTCAATCGGCAGCCATAGAGACTGCGATATTCGCCTCTGCTCACAATTTGTTAGCAAACATCACGCAATTTTAGTACGCAATCCCCCTGGAGACGTCTCTTATTATCGAATTTCGGACGGCGACTTAGACGGTAATCCTAGTGCTAATGGATTGCTCATTAACGGGCGAAAACGTCAATCTTACGATTTGCAAGATAAAGATGAGATTCTTTTTGGCCCCCAGGTACGCCTGATATATTATGTTGTTAAAAAGCTTGCTGATTAGTTGAATATAACTGTTAAGTTAACGCTATTTGAATGGAGGAATAGAGGAGGAATTATCTATTCATAATAGCCCTCTAACCCGTCAGGTTAGAGGGTTATTATCACGCTTTAAGCAAGCGAACTACCCTCACCCGCGTAGTCATTAGCCGACATCAGCCGCCATTTAGTATCTCCCTCTAATTCCAGAACCTGCTGGTGATAATTCACCAAACTGGGGCGATGTCCTACGCTGATATATGTGGTGTCTGACTCTTGCAATTGTTGGTAAAGACGGGCTTCGTTTTTGATATCCAAAGCACTCGTGGCTTCATCTAAAATTGCATAGCGAGGTTTGGTTAGCAGCAGTCGCGCAAATGCTAATCGCTGTTGTTCGCCCAAAGATAAAACATCAGCCCAGTCTAAGACTGCATCAAAACCGCCGACTCTTTCTGGTAAGTCTGCCAAGTTTACTTGTTTCAAGACGCTGTATAGTTCTTCTTCCTTCACCTCGCGCTCAATGTTGGGATATAACAGCTGACTGCGGAGGGAACCCAAAATCATGTAGGGACGCTGCGGCAAAAACAGCATTTCCTCTAGTTTAGGTCGCACCAGGCGACCAGTACCAGCATTCCACAAACCAGCGATCGCTCTTAGTAACGAACTCTTACCAGCACCGCTTTGTCCCACAATTAATAGCCCTTCACCCGGTTGTACCGCTAATGAAAGATCGCTAATCAAAGTTTTTTGAGACTTTGGTGTATTCAGAGTAATATGTTCGAGTGACACTTGAGAATCGACAACAGTATCAATCATTGTTACTCCAGATTTATCGGTTGCTGTTTTAACTTCCAAAGAATCTGTAAATGTAGCCAAACGATTAATACCAGCAGCAAAAGCACTAAGCCGATCGATCTCGCTTACAACCAAAGACAATGCCTCTAAAACTTGGCTGAAAGCAAAGCCAGCTTGGATAATGTCTCCATACTTTATCTTACCCTCAAAATATATACCTGAAAGAATTAATGAAGGTAAAATAACTACAGCATAGCCATACCCTCTGGTGAAATAACGAAGATTTCGCTGCCAACCGATTAGCAAATTGAAGTTTTGCAATGCTTCAATAAATCGCCGCTTTACTTGAATGGACTCCTGCTGTTCGCCACGATAAAACGCAATCGCTTCCGCGTTGTCCCGGACATGAACTAAGCCATAGCGAAAGTCCGCTTCGCGTCTTAGTTGATTGAAGTTTAGAGTAATTAATCTTCTGCCAAAATAAGCGGTAACAGCAGTTCCGAAGGTAGCGTAAACCACGAGAAAAATGGAAAGACCCTTAGAAATCGACCAAAGAATTCCTGTAAAAGAAACAATGTCAATTATAGCTCCCAAGATGATTAATAAAAAAGATAAACTCGTGGTAGTAAAAGATTTGATATCTTCAGATATTCGCTGGTCGGGGTTGTCAATTGTATGATCTGAGTTGATTTCGTAATAAGCCCGGTTCGCAAAATATTTATCGAAAAAAGTATTGGTCAGCCACTCTCGCCAGTAAAGCCCCAGCTTGTCTTGGATGTAGCGGTAAATTACTACAATGGGAGTACCTACTACAAAGACAGAAGCATAGACAAACAAAAAGCGTAAGAAAGCAGGCTTATCTTTCTCAGCTAGAGCTGTAGTAAAATAATTAGCGACATAGCTAATAATTACGTTTAGTCCGCTAACTGATATCGCTAAAAATAGCAACAAAGCCAATATTGCCCATTGCTGCCAACGTGGGAGCAACTTACTTCTAAAGTAGAAGAATACACCCAGGGGGACGATTAGCATTAGAGCAACTAAACCAATAAATGGCGAGTTGATAATCGATTTAAGTAATTTGGCTAACCCTTCAGCAATACTGTTGAAAAAATCAGGAGCAATAGCTTGAGTCCCCAAGCTTACGATGCTGACCAGCACAAACA is part of the Microcoleus sp. FACHB-831 genome and harbors:
- a CDS encoding NAD(P)H-quinone oxidoreductase subunit O, translating into MAVKKGDLVRAIREKLENSLEAQASDTRFPPYMFESKGEVVDLRGDYALIKFGQVPAPNVWLRADQLEPFK
- a CDS encoding photosystem II protein Y, with amino-acid sequence MEFDWRVLIVLLPVVAAAGWAGLNILPYALKQIQGFLNK
- a CDS encoding gamma carbonic anhydrase family protein, whose amino-acid sequence is MSNFNEPFPPFASYWPDLDLSLAAFVAPNAVVMGQVKLALGVSIWYGAVLRGDVELIEIGQRTNIQDGAILHGDPGKPTILEENVTVGHRAVIHSAYIERGCLIGIGAVVLDGVRVGAGSIIGAGCVVTKDVPPLSLMVGVPAKRLRDVSPEEAAELIEHAMRYEKLALVHAGKGTDLGFTKPD
- a CDS encoding TIGR02652 family protein yields the protein MMNPGLQYPIFGAEIQCPHCRQTIPALTLTDTYLCPRHGAFEADPKTGELIHLQSGRHWRRWNEEWYRQHTHPDGIRFEIHEALDRLYTQGYRATRVIIACRYRELISSYLERSTPWRGQSEPPRPRLYGLPVEFSPDPSQEPCWEVINFNLEKEPGVPVRYPYFRLFE
- a CDS encoding VOC family protein, translating into MHHASIRTANIHRAIAFYELLGFTVSERFTTGYTLACWMEGLGGRIELIQIPEPKPAPDAFEDEHYVGYYHLSFDITEQTADLPNWLMSLKERFEEEESQNPQQLHPLKVLLEPTQQMIGSHVYEVAFIADTDGLPLEFIRVLR
- a CDS encoding metal ABC transporter permease → MDFFLKPFQYEFFTRALIVAMLAGLLCGVMGVYITTRRMSYIAHGLSHAILGGAVLSYVLGLNFYIGSGIWGFGAALLIQYLTGNKVYSDAAIGIVTTASFALGVAIISKSRNFSQNFEAALFGNVLGVSETDLWIVLGVTVFLLGLVFFFYRPLLFWCFDREVAQVHGVPVFAMDTLFALMLATLLVATLNVLGVTLIISAVVIPASIARLLSNRFGYMMIISGFLGAAIALAGIYLSYYFDIASGASVVLLSTLIFGGVLLWTRFHRRQKRHLPSLH
- a CDS encoding metal ABC transporter ATP-binding protein, which encodes MEHLLEIKNLACGYQTQPVFTRVNLSLYPGQLSGLVGPSGSGKSTLLKAILGLVHPWAGEVWFRGKRLKPGEPPPGVGYVPQVETVDWNFPVTAEEVVMMGRYKQQKIWPWASRRDRIAARELLARVGVEHIAHQPIGELSGGQQQRVFLARALVGEPEIVLLDEPTSSSDLRVQHELLHLLAELNQQGLTVLLSTHDLNSVATHLPWVVCFNHGLICQGQPIDVLTPATLEQTFGAEMVVFHHEDRILIANAGTSLRHQLQQNLPPSLSKANSNSAFLG
- a CDS encoding metal ABC transporter substrate-binding protein — its product is MMKISTLLVALSFLIVACGANENTAVSPSPSATPDATVSPTTQPTSTPGQTGASQTQGKPLVVTTVAPITNIVSNIAGDRVDVKGVIPEGTDSHTFEPRPSDADLLSKAKLIMVNGLSLEVPTQKLANSSKPQDTKIYQLGDNTITKDQWMFDFSFPKEKGDPNPHLWVNPKYAGAYAKLAAQQLTELDPAGKDYYATNLQKYLQRLDELDKVTRAVVQSIPAKNRKLLTYHDSWAYWAREYGFDVIGAIQPADFQEPSAKDVGNLIDQVRKTGVPAIFGSEVYPSKVEEQIAREAKVKTANTADDELPGQGSANAMENTNPEHTYIGMMANNLRIIASNLGGNPKLVDTLNTANVVGPTATVTPSATLSPSPTATVTPSATLSPSPTATVTPSATLNPSPAATVTPTATTSPTTTP
- a CDS encoding pitrilysin family protein; its protein translation is MPFLAILRRYSLLVLLFGLGLSVVLFSTPPGNYTHLIAGRVSSSAAPYPQKNLSAQKLRITSQKSSNGDLSSASGRSLTQNVVKTILDNGMTVLTKEVHTAPVVSVQVWYKVGSRNEAVGVNGIAHQLEHMLFKGTTSRPIQFGRLFSALGSDANAFTSYDQTAYFATVEREKLLSLLVLEADRMQNSRIDAASLASEKRVVISELQGYENSPDYRLNRAVMRAAFPDRAYGLPVGGTKADVQKFTVEQVRDYYRKYYSPNNATLVIVGDFQTEPTLKVVKEIFGNIKGLGPSADREKELGEKPQSKIKNQKSPTANIILREPGSAALFEVVYPLPSIAHSDVPALDVMDFILTEGRNSRLYQVLVESGIASEVSADASSLLDGGWYDVSATAAPGQELTKLEQVFEEAIAKLRDRGITQEELHRAKAKLSASAILQNRDIVSQGMQLGYDHTTAGDYRYSDRYLAGVEKVTAADVQRVARTYLNKVNRTIGFFEPTQESGQTSPAGKASAQTTEKFNLGPPVDPAEVSAYLPQVDGEAKNLDADRPSAAIAPPPLLPEKVRLSNGLVVLLMPDKSTPTVTLSGFVRAGTEFDRPEVAGVANLTAANLMNGTATKDAHTLSKVLEDIGASLDFEVSREGVIIDGNSLSADLPALIETLADVLQNASFPLDQLELIRQQNLTALREELDTPQNVAEQTFQQAVYPKDHPFHVFPTPESLKRVTRKDVVAFKQKHYRPDTTVLTLVGDFEPSQARSLIETSFRKWKAKGKPPTLDFPPVPSPPKLVQLNPILPGKAQSITYLGYNGIDRQDRRYYAATVLNQILGGDTLSSRLGNEIRDRQGLTYGIYSYFQAGINAGLFLIQMQTAPEDSQRAIASTVELLRQLHVKGVREDEVAAAKQAIASRYPISLINPDDLAQTILMNEVYGLDTAELRQFTDKIQAVTLADVRGAASDLLYPDNLVVVTAGPPVSASR
- a CDS encoding FHA domain-containing protein; translation: MYIAQQFEEQFELLLTIEDQKGRRQCPLERDVYSIGSHRDCDIRLCSQFVSKHHAILVRNPPGDVSYYRISDGDLDGNPSANGLLINGRKRQSYDLQDKDEILFGPQVRLIYYVVKKLAD